A stretch of the Sulfolobus acidocaldarius SUSAZ genome encodes the following:
- a CDS encoding phosphoadenosine phosphosulfate reductase: protein MFNQKEIEELNNHFENSEPLEVLRWSIHEFYPRIALACSLQAEDIVILDIMNQIADKPIIFIIDTGRLNQETYNLIDELRTKYPKTEIRIYFPDKEDVEDMVNRYGVNLFYKSVEFRKLCCEVRKVKPLQRALKGLDAWITGLRREQNVTRTKIKKIEVDEVNGGIIKINPLADWTWEQVWEYIKRNNLPYNKLYDMGYKSIGCEPCTRAVKSWEHPRAGRWWWEQSGDKECGLHFRER from the coding sequence ATGTTTAACCAGAAAGAGATCGAGGAACTAAATAATCACTTTGAGAATAGTGAACCTTTAGAAGTATTAAGATGGAGTATTCATGAGTTTTATCCAAGGATTGCACTAGCCTGTAGTTTACAGGCAGAGGATATTGTAATTCTGGATATAATGAATCAAATTGCCGATAAGCCTATAATTTTCATTATAGATACGGGAAGATTAAACCAAGAGACATATAATCTTATTGACGAATTAAGAACTAAGTATCCAAAGACTGAAATTAGGATATATTTTCCTGATAAAGAAGACGTTGAAGATATGGTGAATAGATATGGCGTTAATTTATTTTACAAGAGTGTAGAGTTTAGGAAGCTCTGTTGTGAGGTAAGAAAAGTTAAACCTCTACAAAGGGCTTTAAAGGGTTTAGATGCTTGGATAACGGGGCTTAGGAGAGAGCAGAATGTGACCAGAACTAAAATCAAAAAGATAGAGGTAGATGAGGTGAACGGTGGTATAATAAAAATCAATCCTTTAGCTGACTGGACATGGGAGCAAGTGTGGGAGTATATTAAGAGGAATAATTTGCCCTATAACAAGCTTTATGACATGGGCTATAAGAGCATAGGTTGTGAACCCTGTACTAGGGCTGTCAAGTCATGGGAGCATCCTAGAGCAGGAAGGTGGTGGTGGGAGCAGTCAGGAGATAAGGAATGTGGTTTGCATTTCAGGGAGAGGTGA
- a CDS encoding mandelate racemase, with protein sequence MKVKDVKVHVLKVPLPEPIQFSWEPLPHQDYTFSLIELKGENGVKGYSAIELGSTYKAFINTYVRPLLVNLQIDLELIPDRFLQIGSWLIQRTGALEVAIWDLIAKSNQLPLYKMLGGKRKKVKVYASTGRLMDVKETIDLINDYYSKGIDIVKIRFRRNSIKDDLALLREIRKTFGDSIRIAVDANQAWSFTPPYWDRMTALKVAKELEEYHVEWLEEPLYREDIEGYRWLRERSNIKISGGELEYDLSRFKAFVDSKALDIIQADAVYSNGIRECRVVASLAESHNLEFLPHAWDPGMGWVANLHLSASLPESLTKYIETPLDPLWWFNDVLFAITKNKITIEDGYAILPEGGGLGLEVSDEAIKKYEVE encoded by the coding sequence ATGAAGGTAAAAGATGTCAAGGTTCACGTACTTAAGGTACCCTTACCTGAACCAATACAGTTTTCATGGGAGCCTTTACCCCATCAAGATTATACGTTCAGTCTAATAGAGCTAAAAGGGGAAAATGGAGTAAAAGGTTATTCAGCCATAGAGCTTGGAAGTACGTACAAAGCATTTATAAACACCTATGTGAGACCACTTTTGGTTAATCTTCAGATAGACCTTGAATTAATACCCGATAGATTCTTACAAATAGGCTCATGGCTAATACAAAGGACTGGTGCATTAGAAGTTGCTATTTGGGACTTAATAGCTAAAAGTAATCAGTTACCTCTATATAAAATGTTAGGAGGAAAGAGGAAGAAAGTAAAGGTATATGCTAGTACCGGGAGATTAATGGATGTAAAGGAAACTATTGACTTAATAAATGATTATTATAGTAAGGGAATTGACATTGTGAAAATAAGGTTTAGGAGAAATTCTATAAAGGACGATTTGGCACTCCTGAGAGAAATAAGGAAGACATTTGGCGATAGTATAAGAATAGCAGTAGATGCTAATCAAGCATGGAGTTTCACTCCACCATACTGGGATAGAATGACAGCGCTTAAGGTCGCTAAAGAGCTGGAGGAGTACCATGTGGAGTGGCTTGAGGAACCCCTTTACAGGGAGGATATAGAGGGATATAGATGGCTGAGAGAGAGAAGTAATATCAAGATCAGCGGGGGAGAACTGGAATATGATTTGAGTAGGTTTAAGGCATTTGTGGATTCTAAGGCTCTCGATATAATTCAGGCTGATGCCGTTTACTCAAACGGTATAAGAGAATGTAGAGTTGTTGCCTCTTTAGCTGAGAGCCATAACTTGGAATTCTTACCACATGCATGGGATCCAGGAATGGGTTGGGTGGCTAACCTTCACTTATCGGCCTCTCTACCTGAATCTCTGACAAAGTATATAGAAACTCCCTTGGATCCACTGTGGTGGTTCAATGATGTACTTTTTGCTATTACAAAGAACAAGATAACAATAGAAGATGGTTACGCTATTCTACCAGAGGGTGGAGGTCTAGGACTAGAGGTAAGTGATGAGGCAATAAAAAAATATGAAGTAGAATGA
- a CDS encoding AbrB family transcriptional regulator, with the protein MAKVLRVGRKYAIYIPKEIVDEMKIKEGDLLVVTREGDKITLVPLKRPTGYWAEIDADEVEKVGEEITRSFGING; encoded by the coding sequence ATGGCAAAAGTTCTAAGAGTGGGGAGGAAATATGCGATATACATACCTAAAGAGATCGTTGACGAAATGAAAATAAAGGAGGGAGATTTACTAGTGGTTACAAGAGAAGGCGATAAAATTACCTTAGTTCCCCTCAAGAGACCAACGGGATATTGGGCAGAAATAGACGCTGATGAGGTAGAAAAGGTTGGAGAAGAAATTACTAGATCATTCGGAATTAATGGTTGA
- a CDS encoding nitrite reductase, whose amino-acid sequence MPIEPQFKTDPGNYSEEEKIKAKTRGLKEDTINVKNALKNLTREDLENEVSLIAKSFGIYVEFHREKARISQVKDWIYMIRVSIPGGGPISSRQWRMFDDIANKYTISDAYTAFNQPSIKLTTRQDIQFHHVKKRDLVNAIREIAETGYFTLNGCGDNVRNTVGCPISSYYGIFNSNDLARKIARYFRLPSNLYIQVFELSEEASSTLREENPEGHYEYADNLLPRKFKIGIAGIMKIGEDYYVDDCIEAKSNDIGIVPLVSRSGKIDKYQLYVGGGMGENNGYPTFSALALPLGTVSEDDLLKVLDSIVRIQQDWGDRKNRHWARLKYVVHKFGIIWMRERIKEYSGVELGPVVKVNLIRDLHLGWQKFGDKWIFGIFVENGRLIDNQNGRIKSMVRYIADKFENLKFFITPNQHLIISEISDEDKHEIENILREFGYGLRNGKPYSKLRTISSACVGFPTCKMSFTDSERFLPKLIDELEGRGWGNSDVSIGVSGCVAQCSRPALHPIGWIGSGYELYMLKIGGDKERVGEPLIDHNENVIYLYQVPASRLADVNVALFQLYEMNKDLGKTPGEVFRKLGNDKIIEWLKSHEKVKDLMKPHKFDKKVEGYTEYHKLLSMRLEEVSKFSES is encoded by the coding sequence ATTCCTATCGAACCCCAATTTAAAACAGATCCAGGGAACTACTCTGAAGAAGAGAAGATAAAAGCTAAAACTAGGGGTCTAAAAGAAGATACCATAAACGTTAAGAACGCTCTTAAAAATTTGACGAGAGAGGATCTAGAGAATGAAGTGTCCCTAATAGCCAAAAGCTTTGGTATTTATGTGGAGTTCCACAGGGAGAAGGCTAGGATCAGTCAGGTTAAAGACTGGATCTACATGATAAGGGTTTCAATACCTGGAGGAGGTCCAATATCCTCTAGGCAATGGAGAATGTTCGATGACATAGCAAATAAGTATACTATTAGTGATGCTTACACTGCGTTCAATCAACCCAGTATAAAGTTAACAACAAGGCAAGATATACAGTTTCATCATGTTAAGAAGAGAGATTTAGTAAATGCGATTAGGGAGATAGCAGAGACAGGATACTTTACGCTTAACGGCTGTGGAGATAACGTAAGGAACACTGTAGGTTGCCCCATATCTAGTTACTATGGGATATTCAATTCCAACGATTTAGCACGTAAGATAGCTAGATATTTTAGACTTCCGTCTAATCTGTACATCCAAGTTTTTGAATTAAGTGAAGAGGCATCATCAACTTTACGAGAGGAAAATCCTGAGGGACACTACGAATATGCAGATAACTTGCTACCTAGGAAGTTCAAAATAGGAATTGCTGGAATAATGAAAATAGGAGAAGATTATTATGTGGATGACTGTATAGAAGCTAAATCCAACGACATTGGAATAGTCCCCCTTGTCTCCAGAAGTGGAAAGATAGATAAATATCAGTTATATGTTGGTGGAGGAATGGGCGAGAATAATGGTTATCCGACATTTTCTGCTTTAGCACTTCCTTTGGGTACGGTAAGCGAGGACGACCTATTGAAAGTTTTAGACTCTATAGTTAGGATACAACAGGATTGGGGGGACAGGAAGAATAGGCATTGGGCTAGGTTGAAATACGTTGTTCATAAATTTGGAATTATTTGGATGAGAGAGAGAATAAAGGAATATAGTGGTGTGGAATTAGGCCCAGTAGTTAAGGTGAATCTAATAAGGGATTTACACTTGGGTTGGCAAAAATTTGGAGATAAATGGATTTTTGGTATCTTTGTAGAGAATGGTAGACTCATAGATAACCAAAACGGTAGAATTAAATCAATGGTAAGATATATCGCTGATAAATTTGAGAACCTTAAGTTCTTTATCACTCCAAACCAGCATTTAATTATTTCGGAAATATCAGATGAGGACAAACATGAAATAGAAAACATTTTGAGGGAATTTGGTTATGGTTTAAGGAATGGCAAACCTTACTCGAAATTAAGAACTATTTCAAGTGCGTGTGTAGGTTTTCCGACGTGTAAGATGTCCTTTACAGATTCTGAGAGATTTCTACCCAAACTTATTGACGAATTAGAGGGGAGAGGATGGGGTAATAGTGATGTATCCATTGGTGTCTCTGGTTGTGTAGCACAATGTTCCAGACCCGCGTTACATCCAATAGGATGGATTGGCAGTGGGTATGAGCTATATATGCTTAAGATTGGTGGGGACAAGGAAAGAGTGGGGGAACCTCTAATTGACCACAACGAGAACGTAATTTACCTATATCAAGTTCCAGCAAGTAGATTAGCAGATGTGAATGTGGCGTTATTCCAGCTCTATGAGATGAATAAAGATTTAGGAAAGACTCCCGGTGAGGTATTTAGGAAACTAGGTAACGATAAAATAATTGAGTGGTTGAAGTCTCATGAAAAGGTCAAAGACCTAATGAAACCACATAAGTTTGATAAAAAAGTTGAGGGATATACTGAGTACCATAAGCTCCTATCCATGAGACTTGAGGAGGTGAGCAAGTTCAGTGAGTCTTAA
- a CDS encoding thiosulfate sulfurtransferase, which translates to MTQTTTQVIVDYKWVLDHQKDPKVRIAEVDYDPSTAYNVWHIPGAVLIRWREDLRHPVVRDFIEPSQFEELMESKGINNDTTIVLYGDYNNWFAVYAFWLFKAYGHDDVRVLNGGRTKWAKEGLPTEQGPKEPQYPKGSYKVKKVDWGSHRAFFWELLQRLNKGEIGKSLVLVDVRSPKEFTGEIRAPPEYADEQTQVGGHIPGAANIPWAQAVNPETGEFKSVDELKKIYQNAGITPEKEVITYCRIGERAAHTWFVLKYILGYPAVRVYDGSWAEWGNVVGSPVKKGSEP; encoded by the coding sequence ATGACACAAACTACAACACAAGTAATAGTAGATTATAAATGGGTTTTAGATCATCAAAAGGATCCTAAAGTTAGGATAGCAGAGGTAGACTATGATCCAAGTACTGCATACAATGTTTGGCACATTCCTGGAGCTGTACTAATTAGGTGGAGGGAGGATCTCAGACACCCAGTTGTAAGAGACTTTATTGAGCCCTCTCAATTTGAAGAACTAATGGAATCAAAGGGGATAAACAACGACACAACTATTGTGCTTTACGGGGACTATAACAACTGGTTTGCTGTTTACGCATTCTGGCTATTCAAGGCTTACGGTCATGATGATGTAAGAGTGCTTAACGGAGGGAGAACCAAATGGGCGAAAGAAGGCTTACCAACTGAGCAAGGACCTAAGGAGCCACAATATCCTAAGGGTAGTTATAAGGTGAAGAAAGTCGATTGGGGTAGCCATAGAGCGTTCTTCTGGGAACTGTTACAGAGATTGAATAAAGGTGAGATTGGTAAATCACTAGTGTTAGTAGATGTTAGATCTCCAAAGGAATTTACAGGTGAGATAAGGGCACCACCAGAGTATGCTGATGAGCAAACCCAAGTTGGAGGTCACATACCAGGTGCTGCAAATATTCCATGGGCTCAGGCTGTGAATCCTGAGACCGGTGAGTTTAAGTCAGTGGACGAGTTAAAGAAAATATATCAAAATGCTGGTATAACACCTGAGAAGGAAGTTATAACTTACTGTAGAATAGGGGAAAGAGCTGCCCACACTTGGTTTGTGTTAAAGTACATACTGGGATATCCAGCAGTCAGAGTATATGACGGGTCATGGGCTGAATGGGGTAATGTTGTGGGTTCACCAGTGAAGAAAGGATCTGAACCATGA
- a CDS encoding isocitrate lyase (catalyzes the reversible formation of glyoxylate and succinate from isocitrate; glyoxylate bypass pathway): MNIRDIWNEETRRIEQEWSEDPRWKGIKRSYTASDVVKLRGSVRIEYTLAKLGAQKLWKLLNTEPYVATFGALTGSQAVEMAKAGLKAIYVSGWQVAADNNLSNQTYPDLSLYPSNSVPNLIRRLNNALLRADQISWSEGKRDVDYLLPIVADAEAGFGGPIHAFELTKAMIEAGAAGVHFEDQLASEKKCGHLGGKVLIPTGAFIRVLNAARLASDVLGVPTILIARTDALNAAYLSNDIDERDTAFLTGKRTPEGYYEVKGGIEYTIARGLAYAPYADLLWFETSRPDLDEAKQFADAIHAHFPGKMLAYNLSPSFNWKKFMDDSKIGKFIEELGDMGYKFQFITLAGWHLINYHTFTLARAYKNEGMLGYVRLQELEFQAQREGYTAVSHQREVGTEYFDLVLTIASGGNASTTAMKGSTEAEQFVQVEQKARK; encoded by the coding sequence TTGAATATAAGAGATATATGGAATGAGGAAACGAGGAGAATTGAACAGGAGTGGTCAGAAGACCCTAGATGGAAAGGAATTAAGAGAAGTTACACAGCCTCTGACGTAGTAAAGTTAAGAGGATCTGTTAGAATTGAATACACTTTAGCAAAATTAGGGGCTCAAAAGTTGTGGAAGTTATTAAACACTGAGCCCTATGTTGCCACCTTCGGTGCCTTGACAGGCTCCCAAGCGGTGGAAATGGCAAAAGCAGGGTTAAAGGCTATATATGTAAGCGGATGGCAAGTCGCCGCAGATAATAACTTGTCAAATCAAACTTATCCTGACTTAAGCTTATACCCCTCTAATAGCGTACCGAACCTGATTAGGAGATTAAATAACGCGTTATTAAGAGCAGACCAAATATCATGGAGTGAAGGAAAACGTGATGTAGACTATCTATTACCTATCGTGGCTGATGCAGAGGCTGGCTTTGGTGGTCCAATTCACGCATTTGAACTAACAAAGGCTATGATTGAAGCAGGTGCTGCTGGTGTACACTTTGAAGATCAGTTAGCTTCCGAAAAGAAATGTGGTCATCTAGGCGGAAAGGTATTAATTCCCACAGGCGCATTCATAAGAGTACTGAATGCAGCCAGACTGGCTTCAGATGTCTTAGGTGTACCGACAATATTAATTGCAAGAACAGATGCACTAAATGCTGCATACTTATCTAACGATATTGATGAGAGAGATACTGCCTTCTTGACTGGAAAAAGAACTCCCGAAGGTTATTATGAGGTTAAAGGTGGTATAGAATACACGATCGCAAGGGGATTAGCTTATGCGCCTTATGCTGACTTACTATGGTTTGAGACCTCACGTCCAGACTTAGATGAAGCTAAGCAATTTGCAGACGCCATTCACGCTCACTTCCCAGGAAAAATGTTAGCCTATAACTTATCTCCATCCTTCAACTGGAAGAAGTTTATGGACGACTCAAAGATTGGTAAGTTCATAGAGGAATTAGGTGACATGGGATACAAGTTCCAGTTCATAACCCTAGCAGGCTGGCACTTGATAAACTACCACACATTTACACTAGCAAGAGCCTACAAGAACGAGGGAATGCTAGGTTACGTAAGGTTACAGGAGCTGGAGTTCCAAGCTCAAAGGGAAGGATATACTGCAGTAAGCCACCAAAGAGAAGTAGGAACCGAATACTTCGACCTAGTACTAACAATAGCCTCAGGAGGAAACGCATCAACAACAGCAATGAAAGGATCAACTGAAGCAGAACAATTCGTCCAAGTAGAACAAAAAGCCAGAAAATGA
- a CDS encoding VapC-type toxin: MEKKLLDHSELMVDTSLLLPFLGIKVRGVNENLLEGKNIYYPSLMLVELIAVVIKEARKLGLGLIPQDAIKGLSYINHTVNLVLMEELDLNVVYDIVSKGWNDIFDAILYSSHSFTKIPLVTLDRMFYEFLNKNSFDTRGIILVTR, encoded by the coding sequence TTGGAGAAGAAATTACTAGATCATTCGGAATTAATGGTTGATACATCACTTTTACTCCCCTTCTTAGGTATTAAAGTTAGAGGAGTTAACGAAAATTTACTAGAAGGCAAGAACATATACTACCCTTCCTTGATGCTGGTAGAGCTTATTGCAGTTGTAATAAAGGAGGCGAGGAAACTCGGGTTAGGACTAATACCGCAGGACGCAATTAAAGGTCTATCTTATATAAACCATACTGTCAACCTTGTTCTAATGGAGGAACTAGATTTAAATGTTGTATACGATATTGTAAGCAAAGGTTGGAATGATATATTTGACGCTATATTATATTCATCCCACAGTTTTACTAAAATACCTTTAGTTACTCTAGATAGAATGTTCTATGAATTTCTTAACAAGAATAGTTTCGATACCAGGGGAATAATACTTGTAACAAGATAG
- a CDS encoding uroporphyrin-III C-methyltransferase, translated as MSLKKKVIVIGAGPGDPELLTLKGLKCLQAADVVIYDKLTIQAVIYARENSVKYMLSSDEDEIEVIRRYLRGYDVIVRLKNGDPYVFGRGPQLCYNMIAEGIQCEVIPGVSAVNSVPAYAGIPLTSNGFSDMVTVLSGVTEGGNLFDFSKVPDKGTLVVLMAGKRLEEVSKGLMSRRSSLDDVAVVEHGTYVDQRVSVMKLKDLVNVRPSSPSMLILGDVVKMRSLLWKFS; from the coding sequence GTGAGTCTTAAAAAGAAAGTAATTGTAATTGGTGCAGGTCCTGGAGATCCTGAGCTATTAACCCTGAAAGGTTTAAAGTGTTTACAGGCGGCAGACGTTGTAATATATGATAAGTTGACTATTCAGGCTGTAATTTATGCTAGGGAAAACAGCGTAAAGTACATGTTGTCTTCTGACGAAGATGAAATTGAAGTGATTAGAAGGTATCTAAGAGGATATGACGTTATTGTAAGGCTAAAAAATGGGGATCCATACGTATTTGGTAGAGGTCCTCAATTATGTTACAACATGATTGCTGAGGGAATTCAGTGCGAAGTTATACCTGGAGTTTCTGCAGTAAACTCAGTTCCAGCTTATGCTGGTATACCTTTAACCTCGAATGGTTTCTCTGACATGGTTACGGTTCTTTCAGGGGTCACAGAGGGAGGAAACTTATTTGACTTCAGTAAAGTCCCAGATAAAGGGACATTAGTTGTATTAATGGCTGGTAAAAGATTGGAAGAGGTAAGTAAGGGTCTGATGTCAAGGAGATCATCTTTAGATGACGTTGCAGTAGTAGAGCATGGAACATATGTTGACCAAAGGGTTAGCGTGATGAAGTTGAAGGATTTAGTTAATGTTAGACCTTCTTCTCCGTCAATGTTGATATTAGGAGACGTTGTTAAAATGAGAAGCTTGTTATGGAAATTTTCTTAA